Within Tenebrio molitor chromosome 3, icTenMoli1.1, whole genome shotgun sequence, the genomic segment AGGGACGCCACTGGCGCCAAAGCGATGCGATACACGGTGGGCCGTTCAAGGACGTTCgccgtcataaaaggttgctgGAGAAGGAACGATTGGCATCACTTTCAATGCATTACCAGCATAGGGCGCTTTCCCCCCTCttactttaacctccttgctgtcaacagttttctttcataaccccacttttttctgacatttgcagacacactaaaaacaaaagttggcgacgttgtcggttgtattttcgaggtagaatgcagtgttggtggatttttgattttgaaacattatAGAGTttatttagtaacttttttcttgtgaacacatctttttaccgcgaatttgggcttttaaaaagttaggttatgggtcacgtcatttgttCTGTCAAAACTGGTCCAATTCAAAGTATAGTGAAACTAAatgtgtttaattattttgaagaaaaaagcaaagttgcactacacaaatacgaaaaggcagttgaacgtaacaatgaaataattttgcattttgctacTCATCCTCGTCATCGTCGCTGTTTTCCAAGTCCGAATCCGAATCTtcaaccaaattaacaatattTGTGGATATGTCATGGATGCTAAAGTTTCCCATAAGCCTTGTTCTTATCCTTcatttaatagtatattatgatacaagtttataaggaagcctttaaagcatgCGCGACGAGTTTTAGAGTaagacgcgtagcggagtggttttaacgtcgcaattgctttaaaggcccttataaacgtgtatcatacgctaatttttattatacctgcactacaatctgaaaattataacaaaaaaagtgaattgaaataccttttccgatgTAATCTGTGttattaatcgttgatatagaaatggtcaattgttgttgtttcgttgctatcataaattgtatataaatgtctatttatcattgttcaaaatgtaggtgaatttgttgttatctaagcaacccttaaagctttagtgttttaaaggccctttttcgcacgcattttagtgtcaaaaacagggattatgattcaggtataataaaaaattctatacataCTTCTGGGACTGAAGCCTGTGCAGCACTTAggaagagttttattttagattaggatttaccgaaaaaacattcGCCACTGCTTgtacaattttgtactttacgtatttacgtttccattgtctccatgagtaatttctttcttaattttgttgaaagcctttaaaatgtgttgcttcgtctgcttgcttattgatgctttactccgttttggaaattcattcattttggcagtgacaataatatgacataataaaaaattatttttgccaTTTCAAATCATTGCCAACTGtcgaattttttatattttgtaaaaaaatttaagaaaaaaaaagttccagttagttcgtcattacaaaaatgaatgcattatacacagaacgtttacctcaggttatctattagtccagtcaatagagacataaaaatggctccaccttgcaaaaggtacagaaaagtttatacttggcaggtattttctattaggcatattattaatattgccgagtttgcgaccttggggggtggccgctcgccccgccatactggagaataggggtggaaaatcacatttctgcgattatttcattatccgtgcgagatatgtctatctaagttagtatagaaaatgtagagcatacaattctctacattttttgttctctttgtttttttgtcagatcaatagtttcgtagttacagcgtgtagaaatcgagaatttcatttatttttgtactttttattcttttccacaccaccacagaggtagagcaatagggtgcgGTTTTTTCTACGTAGTGTCCCCGgtgggcatagtccacgatgcagtagaagtttactgttttactctttttgatctttttgtaacgtagacggatCAAAATGATTTGGATCGATCGATATAGATaagctgaattcatcagagtttatgaattcgggaattcctGTTGAGAATTTTCCCCTTGTTCCTCggggtcatcatcatcatcatcaggatcatttggatccgtctacgttacaaagagatcaaaaagagtaaaacagtaaacttctactgcatcgtggactatgcccactggggacaccacgtcaaaaaaaaaaacgcaccctattgctctacctctgtggtggtgtggaaaagaataaaaagtacaaaaataaaagaaattctcgatttctacacgctgtaactacaaaattattgatctgacaaaaaaacataaagaacaaaaaatgttgagaATTACatgctctacattttctataataacttagatagaggtatctcgcacggataatgaaataatcgcaaaaatgtgattttgcacccctattctccaaTATGGCagggcgagcggcaaccccccaaggtcgcaaacgcaacaatattaataatatgcctgacAGAAGATActtgccaagtataaacttttctgtaccttttgcaaggtagAACTCCCTATTGATGGACTGATGTCGgttttttggaatatctgagctctaaacagtttaaattgattggtAGAATAACAATAtacatgtcaaaatgacaagaatcgaaagtgaggttacggttcctaaaggtttatttataCTTTACGTGAATGACAAGAtagtgacggctaaaattttttgtccgccttAATACCTGCTAtagtcaattcattttaaatcttgggtttagtaataaaacttgcctgctttgacacttgtccgaaactcagtgaatctaaaactgtgttcaatatcGAGTGTCAACTACCAAACCTTTTGCGTGATTTCATGTACCTACTTCATTaagaaattgattaaatttaacatttgttaaatggtcaagttattagaaacatttttattcacatttatcaaaatgtcgaaatatgtttgtgtttaaatttactGCTAAAATCGcccaataatttgattattaaaaatatgtacagtcgatagacaaataaaactgggacaaaaatgacaatcacataagtcaaaatttacaaatttgcatcgtttagttacggctttatcacaaataggttaactttggtttgacatattatatagacactgacaaatatattgacaattcaatggtctgatttacatagattaaattttaagtgtcccagttttatttgtccaccgaccgtaccatcccaaacattaaatttctgaGGGCATTGCATtcttgtagttaaatttatctGCGGATTTTCTTGAGACAAATATCGAGTGTTCTGGGTGGCTCATTATTTAACTTTAACATACCATTCGTCGGTAAAACACCTGTTTTTAGGGACGCAGGTAAATTGCGCACATGGTCAAAATTGTTCAGGGGTTAGCTGCAGGTAGCTGCAACCAAGGGATTAGCATCGTTCAAGTGTTGCTGTCATTTCCAACGCACGTGAATCATGTCATTCTATCACTTCAGTAAAAACTTTTACTCGGCGCATCCAAATatctttaattttgtaaatgttctTATTACATACCAGACTAACGtctaaacaaaaattagaaaacgccaatattgagaaaaaaactaagtaacaaaataataaagaagcAGTTGTTCTTAGAGGAATGCATTAATTTATATAAGAATAATTCTACTTCTGAATTACTCGTACATAGATTCAATTATGTAAAAACTGTAAGTTACCGCAATTTACCTACAGAACCCTGAGATGTAACGcctaatgtcaaaaaatatttttttctattagtCTGATATATTTATTTCGGAGTGTTAAAGTCCAAGTGGTTAAAATAAGATCATTATCTAGTCTTGAACGAGAATTATTATGACCGAACGCTTGTCGTCACCAACTCACCACTTGTGCGCAATTTACCTGTATTTTAAAGGGCCCTTCAGGTTCCAGACTGTTAAATTTGAGCAGTGTGCGCAATTTACCATATCCCGTTTTTAGGTActataaatatgttctgcTTACCTTATCTATACGACGGGTGCAGGTAATAATAAGACATCCCAAGCGTAGACAGAAAGTACATAATAATGGGGTtttccagaattttaaaaatacaggacCGGCCGGCCCTAAGCCACTAAACAATTACAGTCTTAGTTGTACCGTTCAAGAaataacttgtgttgtgtaaaGTGAATTCAGTGCGTTAATTTTACTCAATATGTCAGGTGGTTTGGGTCATTTGACTTATCAGTCtgaacaaattattcttaatgTGCTGGAATATTTGTTGTCAATACTGATGAatcatctagtgaatttgattcagatgacgattaattttctatttgtttatgtaagtattttattattttatttattaatttactttaaagtatacatgtaatggatactttattaattactcttatttctttatttagtaatcttatttctcaaatacaaaatttcccaatacaaaatcaacaatctcttaacatttttttggtcactgatcgcaaaatgtgtttttattttttttatttgcggaTACTTTAAggtctctttcttttgctcgtcgataagatggtgaaagtacgacgtggtaccaATTTTATGTGAACAGAGGGATTACTACTTTACAGTACCCACACAATGAAAActtgccgctttcgtaatCTACGGcgttttgagtttacaactttacccaagatttaaaatgaatagACTATagcgcatcaaaccctggtggcacaattacaaaagttgacttggttagctaaataattcgcttttttatttaaagaaaaaccaGACGCGTGCTTTATGGCCCAAATGGTATAATTTACCAACAAAAGGACCATTCACTAGTAGCCGGCCGTTTTGAGCCTCTTTtgagacaattttatttaattagaagtcgtgatttctcgcgtgcgcgtatacgatgcccgaACCTGTATACAGAATATCCCAGAACtcgctccccagagaaaaaagtaGAAATCTTCATAAAACcccaaagaaaaatgtttccatCTGGAAcaatattcaagaaaaaaacatttttaattcgacCAATCAAAGCGTTTTAAGCTATCCAGGTCTACTTCCCGTAATTGTTGCTAtgttgcatattttattacgttttcaataaacCGACCGGCTATGAactttttgagaaacgtcagtgtcaaaatttcattcgaATCCCTTCAAATCGCTGTAGTACTGCCGTCGTGGTCAACCGTGCTCTTTCATCATGTATTCTGCAGCGGATTATGTGgaaatgttgataataatttacggAGAATGTGGAAATGTAGAAAATCCACATGCTCTATTTTTAATAGCAACCATTTTATACAgagttattctaaatgattgtagtcgaagcaggccatgcccatgttatgaaatttttgctgctttcatgtgaactgacattttttaggtgaaaagtgaaGTGATgagaatttcatttttttttttttaattaacaattgaatccaaaaatattgagttgttttggacccaatttaactcctgtgtgtaaacggtgtgtactcacttattcacatcgtTTTGacggagcggcaaccataatttttacattcagtttttacgcctacttaataaccctgtataaatttgtgGGCTGGTCTTTTAGGGAATCATGTAGTATATCTTCAATTGAAATTAGTTTACATGTCAGCTAACTTCCGTCTTTAGGTAggacattttgaatttcctgcaCGATTAACGGGAGATATTTACGCAGAATTTTTGAACGCAGAACTTCCCAATTTGTTTGACGACATTCCACTTCTTTTTTGTGCTAACGGCTGGTTTCAACACGACGGTGCACCACCACACTTCAGTCGACAATTTCGAGAAATTTTGCATAAGAATAACTCAGGGGTCGTGTTCAGGGAGCTTTGGTCACAATTACTCCTGAAATGATTTCGAACTCTAAACTGATTCTTTTGCGACGGGCACGGTTATGCTTGCAAATAAATGTTATACCTTTTCTCCCGTTTTTTACGATAATCTGACGCAAGGGCGTAGcaaagggggggggggggggcagTAAAACCCATTACCTTACGtgtattgttgaatattttatttgtttctcACTTGTAAATGGTCATGCAAActagaaattaaatattaaaaattccaatatttgaaaaaaaaatcgtatgagCTTTACACGTCTTGCTTTGGAAAGCACGCCACTCATATGAGCACgggtgtaaaattttactggctAGCCAGTTAAGAGACATTTTCAAGGTGAATGCAGTGACTTGATAAACTGATGTTTACAAATGCAGAAcaaataatagctatttattatacaagtgtcttataaggcaaataagtcaggaaagaaaatgtttaGCCACGAGAGCTTACTCGAGTTGGCTAATGTTTCTTGAGTGACTTATTTGCTGTTAAGGCACGagttttatccaacacctcaTTTTGTAACAGTTCTTAAAACATcatcaattaaatttcatttttgtgagGAACGATTTCAATGTTTGTTATCTTGAAGAACTTTGTATTCTGTTCactttttcatattttattgaCGTTTTAGTAAATTCTTTAGACAAGatccaaagaaaaaaaaaagaaggaaAGTTTGCTGTTCAcgtcaataataattaacatacATATTATCCTCGATAAGAAGATTTGTGTTTGTATAAACAACAAATCAATGTCACgagttattagttattacacGAGTTTCGTGATATAcgagtaattaaaaaaaatcaaaaatatcgacgaaagtaaacaaattcaaactttCGTCTGAAATTATCTTATCTCAATTTCTTTGAATAAAcatattaataacatttgtGCAATATGTAAAACTGCTTTTTAAATCGTTTTTATCTTTTGTTTCATACTCCGTTTCGTTTTCTTatctactttttttattagtgtCGCTTTAAGATTTACTATTCCAGTTTATCAAGTAAACGTATTTAACGAAGTTCTAGAACTTACTGTTGCATTTTCCaggaaatataaacaaaacagAACATTAACAACGGAAAGCAACAACATAATCTTTTTCGTATGctatatttgtatttttgggATCACTGAGGTCACTCATAATCACACTTTATCCCAGGGTTAAAAAGTCAATGGGTAAGACTTTTTAAGGTGAAGTCTCTCATTATCACAaactcaaaacaaaatttgataGCACAAATGTGTTGAGTCTGAACTGCAGTAAATAATATAtaaccttttttttattattatttgaaatatgACGTAAATATGACGTACGTACGGTGTAGGGTATCGATACTTTTGTTATTTCAATATAAGAAATATACATATTGTTTTTTCTATTAGTATATTTTACGTATTCTTGACATACAAATTATGATtatcaatagttatttatctacgatcgcgtaaaaagtaggcactttttgcactaaaaatcgttgtcaaagttaacgtttagagaaactgacggaatcgtgctctaaaagttttagagcacgatttttcgcttttatggcacagaactgtcagaatacaacaatcgaatttgttggaaacattgtttagaagtaggttgctaaacgacgtggttctcaaacgactttggttatgattcatgaaatattgaaccaatgataattattttatacaaatttatgttgaaaccggtgTGATGATCTcatgatcgtagataaaatgttgtaagacatacgtgtaaaaagttcctttgttgcactcacatcaTTTAAAATGCTCCCTCGcacctcggtcgtattttaaacccgttcgtgcaataaaggataactttttacacttatatcttaaataactattatgatataagtgtaaaaagttatcccttattgcacgaacgggtttaaaatacgagcGACGGTTTTAAAGGATGTGACTGCAataaaggaactttttacacgtatatcttacaacattttatctactttcatttgagattttttaaattgtgacatttccaacaaattgcattattttattctgacagttctgtgcaataaaaacgtgcaataatttttttttattatacctgaatcataatctcagtttttgacactaaaatgcgtgcaaaatcggcactaaagctttaagggttgcttaggtaacaacaaattcacctacattttgaacaatgataaatagacattgaCACAcgatttatgatagcaacgaaacaacaacaattgaccatttctatatcaacgattaatgacacagattacttcggaaatttactttttttgttataattttcagattgtagtgcaggtataataaaaatagcgtatgatacacgtttataagggcctttaaagcacttgcgcgtgttttaaaggcttccttataaacttgaatcataatatactattattgcACAGTTCAGTCAGTTTATTAAACGgcaactttgacaacgattttcaATGCAAGATGTGCCTACTTTTTATACGATAGATAAAATCTGTTAATCAAActtgtttaatatttttatccaAATATTGGAAGAATATGAAGAAGTGATATCATGTTTATTTTACACATGTCTCGgctttatttactttattagCTATATATTAGTTGCCATATGCAATTTATACTTTATCTGATACTAAAAACATTCTCAAATAATACCAGCAGCAATTATTGTAAGTACATCGACTTTGCTCAAGCTGACTCAtggaatatttatatttcactACAAGGGTGGTTCATAATGCAGAAGTACAACAgccagaaaataaaaaaaaagacctACTCAACATAGTTACCTAATTGTAAGTTGCATATATGGTGCAACTGTGCTGATGTTTAGACACTTAGAAGATAATTCTTCAATTTCTTCCCAAATCGTAATCAACGGGAAGCGAGATCTAGTGAACTGAAAGGTTACGCTAGTCGCTAACATTTTGAAACCCACGTAGCAGCGTAGCACCGATGGAAATGCAGTTCTTCTCAGTCAATTTAGCATAATATTCCTTTGTTATTATACACTGCACACATCGTAAATACTTAACCAAAAGCGCCCCATCTGAATCCCAAAAAACACTGGTCCAACTTTTCTTCCTGTAATGATTGCacaaatttttcgagaaaatgtGACCTCTTTGTTTACACTGTACTTGGTTTTAAATCTGACGAACCTAAATTTCATTgatcgaaacaaattttttgcaaaatctaACTGTATTTTGGTTAATGATGTCTAAATTTACCTCAGAGTTCAGCTACTGAATGCACTTCTGATATGCTGTTAATAAATTCGATATCATCGGACactcacattttttaaatctaattcATTGTGATTAAATGATAACAGTTCTTGGATGTTCAACGACTGGTGTGTGATCACATTTtctgccaaatttaaaatttatgaattttttcCGGCGATTAGCTCTCTTGGGGTGTTTTATAAAACCTACTGTGTGTATCTtgagtttacttttttttcaaaggcAAATTTCATCgaacaataataattgacGAACGATCTTCGTACACAGctgaaatacattttaacattttgttAAATACAATGTGgcacttttaaaataaagacGACTTGATATGTACTTTCGTTTGACGgttaaaattagattttgaacaaCTTTTTCTAATAGTTCGACATCTACAGcctaaaacaaaatattgagAAATAACCTTATTCACGAGGGCAGGGTTGGTTGGATTTACAGTTAAGCTAAATATCTCCGAAGATGCATCTCGTAacgattaaaaataatgaaaatatgaggctattttcattttaaatacgACACACTGTATACTTATACAAAGTTATTATACAAATACGTTAAGTatgtgttttatttgtcacGTATAAAAGATGATCGTCGTATAATATACCTATCTAtagtccttttttttttatcatagtccgatgagcttagtccgaatcatGAAGTCtacatgacctgcgtctgctttcgacatttgacagcagcgCATGATGCTACTAATAtttgataactatttatcaactaataggtaaaatatattaaaagttGTGGAAAACGACACTAAACAACTAGGTTTGgactgtctttttttcttcctagattttgtttcggcaatgTCACGTAAGGTTAATGCCCTTACAtgctaataaaaaatttgtttatgtaTTTTACACGGGAACGAGATAATAATGGTCCGCTTCTGCCAGTGGGTGCTGTTCAATAAAGAGTTGCGTAGCTTTTCCTTGGCATCATACGGCgaaaatttcaagcaaaatttaaaaaaaactgtcacaaaAGTAATTAcgacctaacctaaaaatttgacatcgCTAGTGGAATAAAACGTACAATTCGCGTCTCGCTCTAATCGCACATGTTAAAGTGAAAAATCCAATagcttgttttacattatgttgaaaagagatagcaatataAAGTGGCTCTGCTTATTAATTGatccatcggactataatttaaaaatggactatatatattttttgatttgtgCGTAAACCCTATAGAGTCACAGTTTGTAGTTAAAAGTTGTCGGTTGATCTAATTTTCATCatcaatacatttttacaaGACTGTCTAGCGCTGTTAGATAACTAAACATTATATAATgagaaattttacaaaacaaatatgtttttaaagttaacataattaTATTGGTGATAACCTTCAGCACgaaaaattggaaatgttTTGACTGATAACTATTATGTCTGAAGTTATATAAAGCGAAAATGCTTCTCTGTAAGAACAATAATTGTCTGTGTGGAGAAAGAAGAATAAGACACCATGAACAAGTTACTCATCATAGCTTTCGCTTTATTCGCTGGTAAGACACCAATACTTAACAGAccatttacaataattaaatgaGCCGAAGAGATCTCAACTTTCATTCTATTTTGTAGTTATCAGCATCGTCCGATGCAGCGACAGTGATGAAGTTTTGGAAAAAGTCAAGTCCAAGCATCTGAGAAAGTATCTCACAGAtagacgcgaagatgtcgacTCCGGTTTGGAAAAACTAGAGAAACACTGCCCAGGAGTTAGCGAGAAGCTGAAAGTGAGTAGAATAGAAAATAAAAGGCATAACTACACTGATATCTTCAGAGTGCTTTAGTTTCTTTCCAAGAATGTGACGATAAAGCCGACGATTCTTTGACCCTTTGCTCTGCAATCCAAGTCTACACCTTGAACTGCACCGCGCCTCTCCTCAAAGTAGTTGACGATTGTTTGCCAGACAGCGCCAAAGGTTTACCAAGTTTGGGTGTGAAGAGTATTCTTTCTGTAGCCGACTATTTGTGCAAACAAACCGGAGAATCTATTTTCGGTAAGGTTTTAGCTGCCTCTTGTTGCAAAAATTGCAGATATTATAAATATTCTTTACAGAATTGGGTAATCCATGTTTGTGGGAAGACTTGGAAGAGTCAAATGAACAACTGGACGAATGCgaagagaaagtgaaaaactttgcgaaaaaacataaagaGACCATCCCATCCAAAACCGAAATTTGCAGGTAAGTTTTTCGAAAAGTTTTAATTCTCAAATATGTTATTGGGAATTTTGCAGCACCGCCACTAGTCTCAGAACTTGTGTTCAAACACGAGCCACTACCACttgcaaaaaccaaaaaacgaAGAACGTCGCTCTTGGTGTTTTCGATGCTTTGGTTGCTCCTTGTAGTCATATCAATGAGGTGTAGAATAtatctttggaaattttcgatTTGTACAAGGAATTACAACCATTGATGAAATAAACGTCTTTTAaacttattttgtttatttttgttggaaaACAGAACATACTCGTATATTACTTAATAACAATGTATgactaaaaatgtttgtacCTAACAAAGTACCCAACCGGATTTTGGTATTATTTCTGAGAAGATAATTGTATTTCCAaatttcctttttattttgttcggaAAGTTCgtaagaacatttttaaatttttccagtaaaatttttacaaaataatcatTTGTTGCGTTAATGCAatctaaatcatagcaactactggctagataaatttacttgaaggtgaatactctcgtgtcaaaaataaattactccctaggatttagggatattcgttactaggttgccataaatttggttaggttggaggctatgtggtttctggtgacaaacaaaagatatcccaaaaatgtaaggcagcaaattaattgtaacagttgcaaatgactaatttctcgctaagtgatagatgatttttcgtttcacaatcaattttggttactggcggcatatttatttggatttaatctctcaattcaaagtaaccaaccttaggtattcaaaattacttctgaaaattttagttacacacaacatgaaaaacgttatttctctaaaagttcaaattctagggggtaatttatttttgacatgagagtaaaccgggccttaatcaattagggaattgacaacaagacgaatatttaataacgaaacgtcatatgacaggacctgacgccaatctaacaaaa encodes:
- the LOC138125230 gene encoding uncharacterized protein, yielding MNKLLIIAFALFAVISIVRCSDSDEVLEKVKSKHLRKYLTDRREDVDSGLEKLEKHCPGVSEKLKSALVSFQECDDKADDSLTLCSAIQVYTLNCTAPLLKVVDDCLPDSAKGLPSLGVKSILSVADYLCKQTGESIFELGNPCLWEDLEESNEQLDECEEKVKNFAKKHKETIPSKTEICSTATSLRTCVQTRATTTCKNQKTKNVALGVFDALVAPCSHINEV